CTTTTCTTGCTAGCCGCAATCCGATTCGCGGAAAGGAGTTACAGTTTTTGCGTAAAACGGCAGAGCTTTCCCTCGAAAAACTCGCGCGCAACCTCGGGCTGACGGCAAGTGGGGTCTATTATTGGGAGAAGGCAAGTGACGAGCGCTTGATGACGATCAATGAACTGGCTGTTCGGATTTTTTTTGCGGAAGCATTTGGTGTGGAAGTTTCGGCGCGATTTTCTGATCTCATCGGATTACAGGCGTCGGAGATTATCAGCTTGGAAATTAGCAGAACGAGAAAGTCTTATAAACCTCGTAAAAAGGACACTACTAAGCTGCCGGGTTTGAGCCCAAAAGCTCACATTCATAACAACTACGAAACTTCTACGAAGTTATAACGCCAATTGCGTGTCCCGCACACCTGCCCAGTGATCTAATGATTGCGAAGCATTATCCGTCCAATTTCTTAGATTTTGTTCTCAATGTTGCGATCAAAAGAGTGACTAAATAAAGGGGATGGGGGGTCAAATAGCTGAAAAATCAGATTATTTACAGAATGGTGCTGAACGGTCTTTGCTGCACAGCCATGCTTTGATCTTAGCATTTTCCCTTTTGATTTCAATATTTTGAGCTTTAATTTTCGTATTGTCGGCTTCAAGACGTAAACTTTTATCTTTGATCTCAGAATTTTCGGTTCTTAAGCTCGCAATTTCCACCTTGGCTTGAGCTGCCGAAGCATCGCATTTATTATTCAGTTCTTTGGTCGCTTGGATTAAGGGAGAAACTAGGACGGCATAATCAACGGCTAGATAACCGCTGGCATT
Above is a window of Bdellovibrionales bacterium DNA encoding:
- a CDS encoding helix-turn-helix domain-containing protein, translating into MKPLFLERLVARAFLASRNPIRGKELQFLRKTAELSLEKLARNLGLTASGVYYWEKASDERLMTINELAVRIFFAEAFGVEVSARFSDLIGLQASEIISLEISRTRKSYKPRKKDTTKLPGLSPKAHIHNNYETSTKL